One stretch of Elusimicrobiota bacterium DNA includes these proteins:
- a CDS encoding MASE1 domain-containing protein, producing the protein MTSINPARAAAAVTGLAAVYYLAAKAGLALAVVNPSVSAVWPPSAIALGAMLVLGPSCWPGLFAGAFLVNLHAALSRHEFGLAACVLSALGIAVGNTLEAVVGAWAVNRFAGGKRAIERAADLLKLAIFAGGLATAVSASAGVLSLWAAGMLSPSTPAAAWLTWWLGDASGLIIGAPMILAWCASPPQKFKGGWAEAGALTLLSGVTLWFVFFRHNHPIAYFTLPWIVWASFRFGTRGSAAAIFVLAAVAVTGTLDGHGPFAIGRGGTNLLLLQGFLATTAVSCYAMAALVWERERAESELRRSRDRLEAEVDRRTRELVQAQKMEAVGRL; encoded by the coding sequence TTGACATCGATCAACCCGGCGCGCGCGGCGGCGGCGGTCACGGGCCTGGCCGCGGTCTACTATCTCGCGGCGAAGGCCGGGCTCGCGCTGGCCGTGGTCAACCCCAGCGTCAGCGCCGTGTGGCCGCCGTCGGCGATCGCCTTGGGCGCCATGCTCGTCCTGGGGCCCTCCTGCTGGCCCGGCCTGTTCGCGGGCGCCTTCCTGGTAAACCTTCACGCGGCCCTCTCGCGCCACGAGTTCGGCCTCGCGGCCTGCGTCCTGTCGGCCCTGGGCATCGCCGTGGGCAACACGCTCGAGGCCGTCGTCGGCGCCTGGGCGGTGAACCGCTTCGCCGGCGGCAAGCGCGCGATCGAACGCGCCGCCGACCTGCTCAAGCTGGCGATCTTCGCCGGGGGCCTCGCCACCGCGGTCAGCGCGAGCGCCGGCGTCCTGAGCCTGTGGGCCGCGGGCATGCTTTCCCCCTCCACCCCGGCCGCGGCCTGGCTGACCTGGTGGCTCGGGGACGCCTCCGGCCTCATCATCGGCGCGCCGATGATCCTGGCCTGGTGCGCGTCCCCGCCGCAGAAGTTCAAGGGCGGCTGGGCGGAGGCCGGGGCGCTGACCTTGCTGTCCGGAGTCACCCTCTGGTTCGTCTTCTTCCGGCACAACCACCCCATCGCCTATTTCACTTTGCCGTGGATCGTGTGGGCCTCCTTCCGCTTCGGAACGCGAGGCTCCGCGGCCGCCATTTTCGTCCTGGCCGCCGTCGCGGTCACCGGCACGCTCGACGGCCACGGCCCCTTCGCGATCGGCCGCGGGGGAACGAACCTCCTCCTCCTCCAGGGATTCCTCGCGACGACCGCCGTCAGCTGCTACGCGATGGCCGCCCTCGTTTGGGAGCGCGAACGGGCGGAGTCCGAGCTGCGGCGCTCGCGGGACCGCCTGGAGGCCGAGGTGGACCGGCGCACGCGGGAGCTCGTCCAGGCCCAGAAGATGGAGGCCGTCGGGCGCCTGTAG